The following nucleotide sequence is from Lacinutrix sp. Hel_I_90.
GTAAATGCCTTTATAAGTACCATTATTGAAATTGCCCAGCATTATAGTTTTAGTAAAGAAAGTTTTTATTTAGCTTCTGTTCGTTCCTTTCAACAAGCAAACAATAATTATTTTGATGATTTAGAGCAAAGTGTTGTCCAGTTTGCTAAAGCCTATCAAATTGATTTAAACAAACCCATTTCATCTTCAGAATTAGAGGAGGTTTTGATAGAAGAATATGGTTACACTATAAATAATAAAGATTTAGAGAAACATAAAGAGTTAGACACCTTACGTTCTATATTTATCCCGAAAACAAAAACACTATTATTAGCGAATCACATCGATGATGCCCAACGCAGCTTTATTTACGCTAAAGAATTAGCCTATAACATCCTTAAATACAAAGCGCGTTTGTACACCTTCTCTTGGATTAAATTTGAAAATTTCGATCAGGTTTTAAATAATTTCTATGCGTCGTATTTTGCTGGTGCTTTATTACTACCGCGCACTATTATGACTAAGAAACTCACTAAACTTTTTAATAAGAAAGCATTTGACAGTGATGCCTTTGTTACGATTGCTGAGTCCTTTAACGCCTCTCCTGAATCCTTTTATCAACGGTTAACAAATATTTTACCGAAAGATTTTAATCTTCAGAATTTATTCTTTTTACGATTTGTGCATAAAAAAGATGATAAAAAATTCTATCTAAATAAAGAACTGCATTTAACGCATCAACATTCGCCTCATGCTAATGAAACTGATGAACATTATTGTAGACGCTGGGTATCACTAAAAGTATTACAAGACATCGTAAAGACTAATGATAATCATGTTTTTGACATTCAAATTTCGCATTATCCAGACAGCAAGCATTCTTATTTAATTTTTTCTTCGGCTACTAGAGATCCTTTTAAAACAGATCAATACAGAAGTGTTAGTGTTGGTTTATTAATTAATCAGCAATTAAAGCGTAAGATTACTTTTTGGGATGATCCCTCAATAAAGCGGTTTAACGTGGGGGTTACTTGCGAACGTTGTGCTATTAGTGATTGTAAAGAGCGTATGGTCCCTCCTGTTCTATTAGAAAAAGAGCAAAAAAATTTACAAATTGAAGCAGTTGTTGAAGATTTATTTAAGCAATTTAGCTAGCTTTATTAAGCAGCTCTAACTAAGCGTTATTTTTTAAAGTTGTAATCTAAATAATACTCTAGTGCATCACAGTATCTCTGATCCTCAATGCAAAGTGTGTGTGTCGTTTCGATAAGGAGATTTACAACGTTTTCATTTTTAGGGTCTATTTTATGTGCTAAAACAAATTCAGAATACGCACCAGAGACATTATGTTTTGAAAGTCTGCTTTTGCCTGAGTTCAGCAAAAACTGAAATGCAGTTTCATTACATTCTGAATGCACGATAACCCTCTTTCTCTCAAGGGACGATTCATATTGATGCCATTTACTTCCCAGTATATATAAAGCACTAAAAAACAGTAAAATTATAGCTATTGTAGTAAAGCCTACTGCTCTTCTATTCTCTTTTGATTTAGGCTTTAATGCAAATGTTCTGGAATATGAGGGTAAAGAAGCAAAGGTAGGTACTTTACCTCGTTTAGAAAATGGCCGATGCAATTTACGTTTGTAAATCCAACTTTGCATGCCTAGTCCAGAATACCCCATATAAGTGTTTACTTATAGGTCTATTTTATGTGAAATTTGTTACTCCTAAAATTAAATTTTACACTGATCACAAGCCTTTTAAAGAATCAATTTTTCGCTGTAATCGTGAAATCTCATCGTCTTCACGTTTTTTAGTAATTGAATCTAATTTTCGTTGCAAATTATCTATAGCTTTACTATTGCTGTTAATGTTATTTCTAAATTTTGTGGTGTCTACAGCGATCACATGAGCTGCAGAATCACTTATCGTTTCAATAGGTTTAATTTCATTAATATAATAATCATTAATACGTTCACCTTCGCTTGAGCTCCAGGCTTCATTTAATTGATCATACAGTTCCTTTTCCCAACCGCTGGGATGCTTTACATCTATCCAAACCACATCACGGTATTCACTATCTATTAATGCTAAATCTGGTGTCGCCGCACCATCAAAGTTCTTAGAGCCGTCTTTAACTGCGGCAATAGTTCCTAAGAAAAACAAACGTTTTCTTCCTGCGATGTTTTTAATATAGGGCCTAAACTCTACAGGTTTATTCACACTCCAATCAAATTCTTTACGGGATTCTATCACTTTTAAAGGCATGGCAGAAACACCAGCGTACCCTTGTTTTTTAGCCCCATGATCATAATAAAACAGCTTATCTGAGCCATCAGCTGGCACAAAAACGCTATAGGTTAAACTGGAACGCTCATCGCCTATTGGTTCTAAACCAAACCAATGGTACAATCCGCTATAGGCTGGAACCTGGGTATCTTCAAAATTAAAATCGGTGACAAAAGGTTGCTGATTTTGATCATCTGCTAAATCTGGAATTTTAACCGCCGTTTTCATATTCCATGGCAAAGGATCACTAAACCCACCTAAAAATTTTAATGATTCGCCTTGTAAGCGGGATACTTTTTCGGCTAAGATGTTCTGTCGTGTTAAAAACGGGTAGTTCTTTAATTCCTCTGGCGCAATAAACTTCCCTTTCCCAATGGTAATGCGTTCAAGATAATCTTTAAAATAGTGTACGCCATTTTCAATAATCATGACCCCTCCAAAAGTTGGATATGGAAAAAAGAACCCTTTCCATTTTATCAAACTCACAACTTCAACCCATTGTCCTGTATCATTTTTCATATAATAGGTGTCGCTTGGTTCATAGTTTAATAACATCCACGGATTAAAACGCTGCACGACTGCATTGTAAGTGTTTCGACTAAATTTTAGAGATTCTCCTATAGAAAAGGTCACTGGAATTCTATTTTCATTTGAAAAACGCGGAAACGGTGTCGTACTCGATACAGAAAACACCTCTTCTATATTATCACGCATGCCTTGCCAATAATACTTCTCGGTGGGCTGAATGGCCATCGTCCATTTATTCTCATTGTCTACTCTTACCAAATGTGGCAATGAGACATCTTTAGTTTCACCAACACTTTCATTAGCCATAGAATGAATGTTATTTAATGGCTGAATCCGTTCGTTTTGCGTTAGGGGTAGTTCATTTATTTCTACACGATTTAAGTCATTAAATACATTGTAGGTTTTCATATAATCATATAGTTCTAACTTCCAACCTACGACATAAAAAGCGGCAAAAAACACACCCAATAGCACCAAAATGAAGATGCGTTTGCCCGTTGAAGCCTGACGTCTAAATTTCTGTAATCCGAAGAATAGAATTAAAGCACTCAGTAAAATAACAAAAATGAATTTACGTACAAATAATAATGCCGGTTGGTAATCATCTCGTAAAAAGAAGAGTAAAGCAATAAGAATAAGCGCTATTATAACAACGATTCGCTTTTGTTTTCCGCCTTTATTCCAGTAGTTTTTGATCATATCTATATGCTGCGTTAACTTATTTAATACTTCGCATTGCGTTTAGACGTTGTATGCAACGTTTTTATAAATGCCCCTTATCCTTTAACCTTTGCCGTGCACTCTTTTTAGGCACCTCAGGTTCTTTTTTAATTTCTTTTTTAGCTTCTTCTAAAGCCTTCGTGTCTTTAGCTTCCAAATCCTTGATGTACTCTTTTCCTTTTTCAACGGTATCTTTTACAGCATCAACAAAGGAATCCCCTTTCTCGTCCAAAACTTCAGAAGATTTAAACACCAAATTTGCTAAATAAGTGCCTACAAGCGTTCCAAAAATACCCGAAGCAAATAATGATAAAGTGGCTAAATCAATTGGAATAAGAAATCTTACAATGACAATCCCTAGTAAAAATAATACAGCGATATAAACCAGTCTCATTAAAAAGGATTGCTGATACACAAACCCTTTATTACTATCAGACTTCATTTGTAATTCTTTTGAATAAAAGAGTTTATTAAAAAACCGATAGACTTTATTTGTTTTAGATTCTCGCCAATACAAAACAATTCCGAAAAGGATTGAGGCGATGAAGAGTATTATTTCTAGTGACATCATGGTTTTATTTAGTTTGAAGCACGACGTAAGACCTTTGAAAGTCCTTACTCAAGCTGGTTATTTTGTTATAGGCACTAAATTAGAAACTTGAAGTTTCTTAGGCGCATTGAATACATTTATTCTTCAATTTTATTTCTAAAGGCTATCATCATATTCATTAAATTAAAACACTCTTTATAATATTCATCGCACTTATCTTTTGTTAAATAATTACGTCTGACAACCTTATGCAAACAAGCAATAACTGCTACCAAAGCCCTTATTGAATAACCTAAAATTTTTTATATTCTCTTCAAGACTGTAAAGTTGAACCCTCAGACATATTTAATGCAATAGAATCTGCTGCTCGTTTTAATTGAGATGACAGATTAAATATTTCATCTTTGGGAAATGTCTTAGATAAAATATTCATATTCTCACCAAAATCCATTCCTTTTTGCCAAAGGATTACATCTTCAAATTTAAACTTCATCTCATTTTTTAAATTTCCATTATCCATTTAACAAAACCTCAAACTCCTAACTTCAAGCTTCTAACCTATTAGTAGCCTTTTTTCAAATATTGTTACGAATTTCCTGAATGACCCATTCTTTTAGTGACGCATCCCAAGTATCATAACTTTTATAAAACTGTTCTTTATCGTACCAGTATAAAAATAAAACATCTTTAGCAGATACATTAATTAAAAGTTTCCAAATTAAATCGATATGCTTTGACGACAGAGACGAATGTGGTTGATGCAGCGCTTCATAGAACTTAGCATCTACTATATCGGCAATCTTAAACTGATTACTTACTTCCAATTTTTCTAAATAGCGCTCCACGCTCATGACTCGTTTTCTTGAATCGATATCTAATTTATTTAAATAACTCTTAAACAACACCTTATCATTTAAAATAGTTTTAATAGGGTGCTGCGTTTCTTTTAAATCTGAAGCAAATTCAAACTTTTTAATGCGTTCGTAACGGGCTGTTTTAGCTATGGCCTCTAAATCACATTCAATAATAATATGATCCCGAAGTTTCTCCATTAATTCGGGTTGTGAAATATGATAAATTAGCACCTCGTGAGTGGTATCTTTAATAGCTTCTTTATACCATTTCAGGTCTTCGAAAACAAGAATGTCTGAAATAAAATCACGCAGCACATAAACACCACCAAACGCCTTTGTATAAAAGGAATCGGTACTATATTGCAATTCATGTAACTCTAAATCCCGATCCCTTAAATCACCATAGGTCTTTGATGATTCTAGTAATTGCTGATGTAGGTTTTCATCTATAAAATTATGACCGTGTTTAAAGATTTCTATTAAGGTCAATTGCTCTTTTTGAACGGCATCTAAGTTGTCCATCAAATGAAAATGAATGGTCACCTTATCATATTTTAATAGGTCTAAAGGCTCATAAAAGGCATCAATATTCTGGTCAAAATCTAAACAAATGGCGCTATCTCGTGTAATATCGTTAATTTTCTGACGGTGTGTTCTAAACACCAGTTGCATCATCTCGCGATCGAAAGAATGAAAGGGTACATAAACCGGCATCCCTTTTTGTAAAGGCGAAATTAATATGGCATGCGGATTGGCCTCTCCATTATTCAAGTAATGAAGATTCTTTTTTTCTTCTGCTATTTCTGGGCTCCAGCCAATACCATCAATCGAAAAATTAGCCAGTTTTGTTGGTGTGAAACCTAGTTTAATCAAGCATTTATTATAACGCTCAACGAGTTTTCCACTTACAGGAATGAGTTCGCTTCTATATAAATTCGCTTGTTTTAGTTTTTGCATTTTATTTTCCTCTTTCAGCTACGCTTAAGTTAAACTCAAACAGTATCTTTTAATTCTTAAAAATGTTATTTATCTGTGCATATTGCAAAAGACAAATCGTTTTAAGATCTTTTATGTTCCCGTTACTCATCAATTCTATTGCCTCCTTAAAAGGCATCTCAAGTACTTCAATGTCTTCTGTTTCATTTTCTGCGCCGCCACCTTTACTTACTTTCATATCCGCAGAATATTCAGCTATAAAATAGTGTAGTACTTCTGTAAGCACGCCTGGCGAAGAATAAGCTTCCAGAACTTTTTTTACCTCTGTCAAGCGATACCCTGTTTCTTCTTCTGTCTCTTTTTTTATACAATCTTCAGGGTTGTCACCATCTAACAAACCAGCACATGCCTCAATAAGTAAACCCGATGTGTTCCCGTTCATATAAGACGGAATTCTTAACTGTCGTGTTAACACTACCGTTTGTTTTTCTATGTTATACAAAAGTATCACAGCACCATTGCCACGAGCATAGCATTCACGAATTTGAGTTACCCATTCCCCATTATTTAAGTGATAGTCAAACGTTAGCTTGCTTAAGGTATACCGATATTTAGATAATAATTCACTTTTTAAATTCTTAATTCTATTATTACTCATGATTAAATGTTTCTCTAGCTTTCAAATCAATATTCATTTGATTCACTCTCGCATCTACTTTACGTTTAAAATCTGTATCTGCAATGGTGGCGACGTTATCTAAATAGCGCACCACTTCTTGTCGTCTTATCTCTGAAAAATCTAAACCTTTCATGTTTTGCTTCATTAATTCCTGAAGCATATTAAACTTGGTTTCGTAATTCTGCTTAAAATAAATTTCAGGATTATCAAACCAATCTTGTTCTAAATCGAAGTCGGTTAAACGCAATGAAATCGCAGATTGAATATTACGTACATCTCTTGAAGAGAAGAAGGGGAAAATCTTTTGAATTTCTAAATATAAATTAGCAAAAAACTCATGCTCACTCACGTTATTTAGCTTTTCAGCCTTATTATAAGCTTCTAAAACACGTGTTTCTGATGGCTTTTCAACACGATTTAAAATATCTCCCATACTCTTTGCTAACCCTTGATCTTTTAAAAACTCGTAATCTGAAGGGCTTGCCATATTTACAAAATTAGGCATGGTCTGCTCTAGTTTTCGCCACCATAAATGATCTTGATCTAAAAAATCATGTTCTGTTTGTGCGCCATCAATTTTAAAACGGCCTTGTACACGAGAAATGACCGCTTTATCTAACATTTCTGGTAAATTTGTAAATAAACCAATAGAACTATTGCCATAATTAACGGCATAAGCCCCTTCTGTATAGCGCAGAAAAACACCAATAACTTCTTTTACACCGGCCGAAACACCTTGTGCGGTTCTTTCTTGTAAATTATTTTCGGCATCATCAATAGGCGCAAAAATTAATTTTGAAGGATCCTGCATGGGTTTCATCCACTCCACCATTTTCTCAGCTGACCCCCCTTGAAAGGTACTAATTAACGTATCTGGCATGGGATGGAACAAAAAAGGAATGTCCAAATTATCGCAATGCTCTTTTAATCGTGTAGCAATGGCAGCAATTAACATACTTTTTCCTGTTCCTGGAATGCCGTAACCCATAAAAACAGGCATGAAACCACCCAATTCCTGAAACGGATTTTTCTTGGCTTCAAAATCATAACTTAACATACGCTCAGTTAATCGTCGTGCAAAATGCTTGGCATCTCTATTCCCTACGATTTGTTCAAACTGAATTTTATTAAATTCTATACTTTTCGCCGTACCCGCGAATACATTGTCCCAACCTGAAACGGCAAATTCAGAATTTTCAAGCTTATACGTGCGGTCTACAATGGTTTCGGTGTATTCTAAACTACTTTTACGTATTTGAATTTCATCAATTAAAGCTTCGAAATAAACCACTGAAAAATCAACAACATCTTTATCACTTTTAATAATATCGGGATGTCCTAAATATTTATCGAAATAAAATAACGCGCAAGCCACACCTTTTAGAGGCGACATAAAAGACACTTCTGGCAACCCAGCAAACTTTTGTTTCATCACAGACAAATCGTCTGAAGCCTGCGGTTTTAAATTGTGCAGAATATTATACGCGGTTGCAAATAACATGAATGCGGTTGCCGTATGCATTTTACTTTCGTATTCTCGCTTTCCATTAGTATCTAAGCTTGCTTTGCGCTCATTTAAACTCGATAGTCCTGAGGCATCGTAATAACTATCCTTTACCCAAATTCCTAATGCCAACCCTTCTTGTACAGCAAATAATGTCTGATTTAAGTATACAGGAATCGCAATAGAATCTGGTAACAAGCGTTTTTTTAAAGCTAAAATAGTTTTAGAGACCGAAGTAACCTCTGTAGCTGCACTACCAGTATTGGCCCGAGACAGATAGAGTAAAATAGACTCGTCTTTTGCATCTTTATCTTTGTTTTTAGCCCTTGCACCTTGCTCCCATTGAATACTTTTTAAGTAACCACTGGCTTCATCGCGAAGCATGTTGAGTTCGTTTTGTTTTATAGGAAATGTTGAATTGTGTTCCATGTTTTTTTGTCTTCAGTACGCCATTTTTAGTGCTTACACCATTTCTAATTTAAAATGTCGTAATCAATGCTGTTTATATCTAGTCTTCGTCATGATGTCTCTCAAATTTTAAAGTCTGAAATTGTATAATTTTGCAGATTCCTCTATTTCATCTTCAATGTTTCCATCGTATTTAAAGCTGTGAATAATCCATTTATCATTTGGTTTATAAAATTGAAAAGTAAACCGTATAGGCTGTCTGTCATATTTAACCAAATAACTTAACAGAATAAAGCTGTCAGTTAATTTTTTTTCAAACATTAATTCATGTCCATAATATGCTCCAACATAATCCACATTTAAACCCTCAAGTTGGTTTTTTAAATTGATTACCGCATCTCCTGAGCGTGAAATCCATTTATTAGGACTATATAAATTATCAATCGCTACTGACGCACCTTTTTCTTTAAATTCTTTAAAAAAAAGTTCAGCAACAGCCTTTGGCTGTGCCTGTGAAATACCTATAAACGATATAGAAAGGAATAGCATTAAAAGTGATAATTTTTTCATTTTATTTTAATGTTTTATTTTTAAATCTGAAAGTTCAAAAGGCGGTTTCGCCAAGCCATTCATAATTTCTGGATTCTTGTTGTATAATAACTGGATGATACGATGTGGTGCAAAAATATAGTCTCGCGTGATAACATCACGCCATTTTTGTAGGATTTGCTTGCTAAAATAGCTTCCCTCTTTAAATTCACTGCCAGAAAAGACTTCATCTACCTTAAGGGACAAGGCATAAGATTCTAGAGGCACTTCCTTCTTAGC
It contains:
- a CDS encoding helix-turn-helix domain-containing protein, translated to MEEEYIKLIFGLKLKQIRTDKNLSLFGLSKLSGLSKSYLNEIEKGKKYPKPDKIALLAEKLDVPYDHFVSLKLDKNLAPIGEILQSKILKEIPLEVFGIEESTLIDIVSNAPAKVNAFISTIIEIAQHYSFSKESFYLASVRSFQQANNNYFDDLEQSVVQFAKAYQIDLNKPISSSELEEVLIEEYGYTINNKDLEKHKELDTLRSIFIPKTKTLLLANHIDDAQRSFIYAKELAYNILKYKARLYTFSWIKFENFDQVLNNFYASYFAGALLLPRTIMTKKLTKLFNKKAFDSDAFVTIAESFNASPESFYQRLTNILPKDFNLQNLFFLRFVHKKDDKKFYLNKELHLTHQHSPHANETDEHYCRRWVSLKVLQDIVKTNDNHVFDIQISHYPDSKHSYLIFSSATRDPFKTDQYRSVSVGLLINQQLKRKITFWDDPSIKRFNVGVTCERCAISDCKERMVPPVLLEKEQKNLQIEAVVEDLFKQFS
- a CDS encoding DUF6638 family protein, which codes for MQKLKQANLYRSELIPVSGKLVERYNKCLIKLGFTPTKLANFSIDGIGWSPEIAEEKKNLHYLNNGEANPHAILISPLQKGMPVYVPFHSFDREMMQLVFRTHRQKINDITRDSAICLDFDQNIDAFYEPLDLLKYDKVTIHFHLMDNLDAVQKEQLTLIEIFKHGHNFIDENLHQQLLESSKTYGDLRDRDLELHELQYSTDSFYTKAFGGVYVLRDFISDILVFEDLKWYKEAIKDTTHEVLIYHISQPELMEKLRDHIIIECDLEAIAKTARYERIKKFEFASDLKETQHPIKTILNDKVLFKSYLNKLDIDSRKRVMSVERYLEKLEVSNQFKIADIVDAKFYEALHQPHSSLSSKHIDLIWKLLINVSAKDVLFLYWYDKEQFYKSYDTWDASLKEWVIQEIRNNI
- a CDS encoding AAA family ATPase, producing the protein MEHNSTFPIKQNELNMLRDEASGYLKSIQWEQGARAKNKDKDAKDESILLYLSRANTGSAATEVTSVSKTILALKKRLLPDSIAIPVYLNQTLFAVQEGLALGIWVKDSYYDASGLSSLNERKASLDTNGKREYESKMHTATAFMLFATAYNILHNLKPQASDDLSVMKQKFAGLPEVSFMSPLKGVACALFYFDKYLGHPDIIKSDKDVVDFSVVYFEALIDEIQIRKSSLEYTETIVDRTYKLENSEFAVSGWDNVFAGTAKSIEFNKIQFEQIVGNRDAKHFARRLTERMLSYDFEAKKNPFQELGGFMPVFMGYGIPGTGKSMLIAAIATRLKEHCDNLDIPFLFHPMPDTLISTFQGGSAEKMVEWMKPMQDPSKLIFAPIDDAENNLQERTAQGVSAGVKEVIGVFLRYTEGAYAVNYGNSSIGLFTNLPEMLDKAVISRVQGRFKIDGAQTEHDFLDQDHLWWRKLEQTMPNFVNMASPSDYEFLKDQGLAKSMGDILNRVEKPSETRVLEAYNKAEKLNNVSEHEFFANLYLEIQKIFPFFSSRDVRNIQSAISLRLTDFDLEQDWFDNPEIYFKQNYETKFNMLQELMKQNMKGLDFSEIRRQEVVRYLDNVATIADTDFKRKVDARVNQMNIDLKARETFNHE
- a CDS encoding four helix bundle protein; this translates as MDNGNLKNEMKFKFEDVILWQKGMDFGENMNILSKTFPKDEIFNLSSQLKRAADSIALNMSEGSTLQS
- a CDS encoding NUDIX domain-containing protein; the encoded protein is MSNNRIKNLKSELLSKYRYTLSKLTFDYHLNNGEWVTQIRECYARGNGAVILLYNIEKQTVVLTRQLRIPSYMNGNTSGLLIEACAGLLDGDNPEDCIKKETEEETGYRLTEVKKVLEAYSSPGVLTEVLHYFIAEYSADMKVSKGGGAENETEDIEVLEMPFKEAIELMSNGNIKDLKTICLLQYAQINNIFKN